Genomic window (Magnolia sinica isolate HGM2019 chromosome 6, MsV1, whole genome shotgun sequence):
TAACACATAACGGTAATGCCATTATGGCACACCTTGCTCAGTCCATTTATTAAGGCTTTAGCAAAGACTTTAGTTCATTGATTCCTGCTAGGTTGCCTCAAATTCCAAAATGAGTCTCCTTAGATCAGTTGATCCTATGCATAAACAAGCATACATTTGTTGATAAATAAAAAAGTTGGTTTAAACTAGGGAAAGGAAATTAATAAGTTTCTTGAGGAGATCAAGTGTCCGAAGTTCCAATCATATTCCTTACATGTGTTTCAATCGCCTTAAACACTCAATGAATCATACCCAATTGCGTGGTGCTcctacttagggcccgtttggctgcaACTAGATAAGTAACCTTTCCTGTTGATGGCAGGAGTTAAGTTACTTATCTAGGATAAGTAAGTTCGGTTGGTTAACAATTAATCATCAGTTACTTATTTGCTGAAAATTGCTCAAGTATTTCGGtgctttaaaaataaatcaataaataaataaaaaccttttAAACTTTTCTCCACTTGCTGAAAAGTCAAAAGCCACCACGCCCTCCCCCATCCTCcccgtcccccccccccccctccaaaaCCCTAGATCTGGCAACAATTCTTCAAAAGAGCACCAGAGGTCTTCCTCAATCCTGTGTTTCTCTCCGCATTTTCTCCAAATCGATGTGTTCAGTTGAATTGAAGCCAGCCTGGTGAAACACTTCTTCTCCTTCAAGAACATGAAATTTCCTTCTAGAAAAGCTTCAGGTACCTTTGGAAATGTAGATCTTTCACAGATTCTTGGAAATTCGATGATTCTGTCGTAGTTTCTGGAATTTCCATAAAAAAGCAATAGAAATAGCTTGATCTTGATTAAAGTTGCCAATTATCTCCTTCTCATTGAAAGAATTGTGAAATTTCACGTGTTCTAACGAATTTGTTTCGTCATCAAGTTGTTTTGAGtacatttgtgttttttttttttttttttacgattgAGTTCAAAACCCTAGCTTTGATGTGCTTTTTGCAAACTAAATGATAGCTAGGCTTCTAGAAGGATCTGATTCTCTGGACTGAAAGTGGCGGTGAGTGCTCGTCAACCTCTCTGTTAATCAGTATGTTCGAGGTTTTCGTTTTTTGAGGGTTCTTGCTGTTTTTCTTTTGTATAATTGGTTCATTTCTAATGGAAGATTGGAAGTATAAATGTTTGATTAATGCGCTAGGGTTTTTGTCTTGGCAGTGCCCCTTCCACAGGATTTTTGGGCATTTTTGAGAAAATTAGTGGGGATTATGCAGGCAGTGTTTCATGATTCCCATGACAAAGGTTTATGGGATAAAAGAGGCAGAAATGTTTTCTGCTGCTCCCATTTTTCGTTAGGGAGTAATGGATAGAGAAGTAACCTGATGTTCCTTCACTGTTAATATAATCCACAAAGCATTGAAGAGTAAAAACCACGAGAAATCATTACCATTTTACAATACTTTAATAAGCCATATAAAAGTGCTTTTTCTTCTACGTGTGTACGAGTCTCTAAAATGAAGCATCTACTTTGTTTCTTTATGTGGATATttggattttgtttcttgcatccTCATCTGTTAATTAATTTTCTGTGAGCAGGTTCTTAGTGGACACAGAGAACAGAGTCAACATCCCTTTGGATAAATTGCTGTCTACTTGTAGAGATCTAGATGGCAGTGAAAcagttattttttcatttttttaaaaatttgggtgGTGTTTGGAAATGGAACTCAAATGGAGTACAATCTATCTAGGTGAGTTTGATTGGTATTCTTTATCTATTTGGGATTTTAAcccaaaaaataatatttttttaaaggcaatcccaaaatgaaaaaaaaattgcttTTGGGTTTTTCTAAGAAGATATAGCAGTTTTGAGATTCGTGCTTGTTTGGCTGTCATTCTGTTGGGTTTTATTTGAATGGggatttcatcttccttttgggtgtaTTTTTAACAGGTGCTTATGACGATGAAGAAGCAGCTGCACATGCATATGACTTGGCAGCATTGAAGTACTGGGGCCAAGACACCATCCTCAGCTTTCCTGTAACATCTTTTCCATCTCTCCTGACAGTGACTTTCCTTGTTCACCCGAAATActaccttagggcctgtttggatacaagGAATACATGGGAAAAAAATGGTATTCCCTTGCTTTGATGTTTATGGCTATTTGGATTGCAAAGAAACCATGCATTCTATGTAGTCATTATTAGACTCTCCATAATTATGGCACAAGATACCAGGTAACCATTGTCTAATGAAAACATGATTTCCACTGCTATCCGAACATACCCTCCTTTTGCATTCCACTAGACTAGTGCTGGAAAATGTAATCATTACACATCCGTGTCTGTGTCATGCTTTCCATGCAGCCAAAGAGACCCTAACTCTGTTTGTCCCTTTTGAAGAAATAAAACAGTTGTAGGTCATACCCAACTTTCGTTGCCTCTCCATAAAAATAGAACAGAAATGGAACCTACTAAAAATTTGAACACATTTCTATAGTGGTAAATGGGCTGGGCAGATTAACAGTTGTTTATATCACATTTGGTATGGTGGCAAATGTGCTGGGCTGGATTCAGTCAAGCTCGAGTCCAGTCCTCTTTTCTGGGTTTGGGCCAAGTTTCAAGGCCTGTGGGTTGATTCTCCTGGACTTGGGGCTTGAACATCTGCTTGAATGGCTAACAAGCAGTCCAGTCCAGCTCAACGCATTAGCATTTGTGAGTGGAGTATTTGGATGTTTGAGTGGCCTAGCCCAAGTCTGCTTCATGCTGGGCCAGGTGTGGACTCAGGTCGTAGCTCATGCACTGGACTTAAACATGCTTCAGCCCGGCTCCATTTGCCACTGTAATTATTGGGAGATCTTCAAAATTGAGAAATGCAAAGCATCATCCCCACAGTATACAGCAGATGCCCATGTGATTGAGGCAATTGATATGGTGGCCATAGCCCAAAATTCCATGAGATtagacaaccatgacccatttgaGTTGTGAATTTTGcccattgaatgtggatcattgctTCTGTTTTCAGTTTGCCATTCACCTTTTCAGGCTGCTGATCAGGTGGGCTCCATAGTCTGGAGATACTTTCTTTTGGGTTACTGCACATCCATATGGTGGCCACCAAATAAACTCCTGATCATGGTATGCATGTGCCCATCTGCTGAGCATTGACTTTGAACATccatcaccatccatcatgtggggtttaccatccatcacagtttttatttcaaatgctttgtgtgtgtgtgtgtgtgtgtgtgtgtgtgtgtggagggaCCCAAACTTAGGTGTCTTTCGTGAAGGGTAAGCATCGGTGCTTTTTTAGCTGCTTCTTCTCCCCAACAATTCCATGCCACAATTGACGACTGCCTACTCGGGGTTTCCTCATTTTTCCTCCCATGTTGTTTGGGtatccatctttctttcttttctttccttctttaatTATTATTAGCTGTTTGGTATTCTTTTTGGTTGCGAGCTTGcatttttgttttctttgcttcttcttcttttcttttcttttttctttccaatTCAACAATTGTTTCTACAAGAATGATTAAGAAAAAATAACATTAGCATGATTGATAGCTACAGTCTGCTGCAATAGAGCTCTTATATTGAAACACAACCACAAGGCCATGACTccattgaaaagaaaatatagAACAGATGCATTTGcaaataatgattttttttaatatttttttggaatcaaatcGGCCTTCAAACATTGATGATTTTATCCTCTCAGGACTTCAAAGATTGAAAATGGCTAACCATGAGGAATTCATTCACACAGGTGCAGGGAGATAAGGCAGATTGGCAGTTGAGCAAATCGGCCTTCCAAGGGAAGAAAATGGACGTCCACACAAGGCTCATGAGCAAATACAACCAAGTCCCAGAGGAATCTGGTTAGGGGACAGAATGATGTGGCTGGTTGGTTTTTTGTTTGGATGCAGGCCTACCTGTTTTAGCTGGAATTCTTATCAGGGAGCCCTGTACTCATGGGTGCTCTGTTGCCTTCCTTGCCTTTGAGCTGTGCTTTGCTAGCTACTTCATAGCCAGCAGGAGTGCAGGGCTGATGTGTTTCATGCTAAGGGGAGGATTGGCAGATGCTGTAATggagggtttttattttttattttttattatgtggttTGGCTTAGATCATGGTGGTTTGTAGCTGTTGAACTCTAGATGGATGTTGAATAAGCGGTCTGTTTGGAATTGgaaaggcctgtttggataccaacaaataaattactttttctacttatagccatagataagtaacttatttcagataagtttggtttatgattagttataagtaacttttttacttaaaagtacttaatcacttcagatAATTTTTTTAAAGCCTTTCTACCTTTCATAAGTGACTGAAGAGAGGCGTAGGAGAGACgaagaggagaagctgataagtaggttgtttaccaaacatatttatcttcttaataagtagaaactaagataaattgtggcataagtaacttatcgtaagcaacttatgatccaaacggcCCGAAGTGACTGAGAATGATATGTTATTTTTACAGATATTTaaacttttcttttaaaaagCTACTTATCAATACTTAttaccaaatatacttatctacTTATTGGTTAATAAATATGTTGTttactaaacatgcatatctgcttaataagtagaaatcgaAGTCTGTCTTAACATAAGATCCCCCCAACCCACCAAcaggatttgattagatggttGGCTGCCATTAGAAGTtcatctatttcttttttttgttctgatcattttagaatatagaCAGAAGATGAGGAATATACAAAACACAAGTGGGCTGtatgataggaaacagtggagagggAAGAAATCTccttgggatgaactgaaaacacaaaaaatattagcctaattcaaaacttcagtggctctatgaatttttcaatggtgaacattcaatcttcattgtttcctcctgggtggcccacttgagctttggatatgcctcacttttggtctcatgccctaaaataatctgaaaaaatggatggacggggtggatttctcacaaatagcAACCTAACTTCCTCAATGAAGGAAGTGCCTGCGCTAGGTttacctaggtggggcccgccgtaatgtttgttagaaatctaccctgtcgatacattttgtaagctcattttaagacttagAGACCAAAAGTgaaaaggatccaagactcacGTGAGCCGCACTAGAGGAAAAGTTAGGTTGGGAAATTTATATCGTTGAAACTTCCTTGGAATCGAGTTTAaataccatccataccgttcataacgtcattcctaccggGATaaactgagaacacaaatattatgctgattcaaaacttttgtcgccccactaatgtttcaactgtggataTTCAATCGTCAGGCCACTTGGATATTAGATCCGTCACCACATGAAAacgtaattggatatccaccattcaaatcctcctaaggctcactgtactgtttatttgacatccaatctcttgattaggtcatacagtcctagatgaggggaaaaatcaaagattatcttgatccaaaacttttatgggccccaaaaggtttttaatggtctaagttcattcaacactgtttcctgtaatgtggtccacttgagattgggatatacctcattttttgtctcataccctaaaatgttctagaaaaatagatggacggtgaggatacaacacatacatcatggtggggcctacagaacttggtgacgtcacctcgagcctccctactcaacctgttagtagctgATCCGGACGGGGATTTCTTTCCTCCACTGGGATGCTACGTGGGGGCCATTATGATGTTctaaaaaatccaccccgtccatccattttttttagatcattttcggACATTAGATAAAAAATCATACAGATCCAAAAGTCAGGGCAGCCGCacagaggaaatagtggagattcaaTGGCCACCGTTTGAACATTTATCTGGCCATAAAAGTTTAGTATAAAGCTatagttttgtgttttcacttcatcccagtcaaaatgaacttataaacagtttggatgacatataaacatcgagATGGttcccaaggaggtttcaacggtggaacaaTTGCTCCAGTTTTCATTCTCGTATGGCCACaatgaattttggatccacctgatttttggtctcataccctaaaataatctgaaaaaatggatgaacggggtggatttttcataaacatcacggtaggccctatgTAGCAAAAACTTCCTGCACCAAATCTAGATTGCGTGAATAAGCCCCGGTATGCTCgaatggtactgagtaaactcatttgggcatgccttgaatgtatgtagtccatccacaccgtccacccttttttccatctaatttaaggggttgagcaaaaattgatgcatatccaaagattaagtagaTCATTGTAAACCGTGGCTATAATGATTTCCACTCTTGAAACATTTTTAagccctatagtgatgtttatttttcatctaacctgtttatagaATCATATAGacagggatgaagggaaaacacaaatataaggttgatccaaaacttttgtggccctccaagtatttttcaacggtagacattcaattcaaccgtttcttgtggtgtggtccatttgagcattggatatgcctcattttttggctcaaggcctaaaattatctttaaaatatATGTACAAAGTGGATAACATAAATAAATCACGGTAGACTTCACAGAGTTTAATAGACTGCACAACTACCTCAAACGGATtgactagccaatggctagtggtcgatggTCGGCGGACCTCAAACATATGCCATCTAATTTCATTTTACAAATAATTTTATAGTAAGAACTCAAAATTGGAgtagatcaaaatatcaagtggaccacacaacattgATCGAGAACTCTCACCATTAGGCCGTGTTTGGGCAACTACGTTAGGGTAGAATACATGGGATGGAATTATGGCGACAGCCACATTTATGACTTGCAGTGGATTGTCTTGGGATAGTGGTATACACCTCTATCCCAGGACCAGTCCTTATTATGTTTGGATTTCATGAGATTACTTCCAACCCATGGGATATCTGAATGGGGTTGTTTGGATTGCTCATGGATACAAGTGGGTTTATTTAACTATTTCAAGTGCTTCCCAACCTCCAATCTCTCTCTGGTAAGAGGCATCTCCCCTGCGCAAGATAACATCATCGAGCCCAGAATCACCATCGTTGCCTTCCTAAACCTGCGCAGCCATTGTCGACGACAATAGCATCCAGcgaccgtctctctctctctctctcagagaagAGCGTTCTTCACCATGCGGCACTCTTTAACGCTGATGGCGCTAACGCGCGCCTCCCTTTTAGGCCAGGGACTCGAAGGAGAGGATGTGGTGTGAAATCTCTGCTGAAAAATCCAATGGAACTGCCCTTTCGTATCATTTGACGGTGGAGATTTTTTGTTTCCCTCACTCTTACCCTCTTCTTCTACCTTCCTTTGTCTTTTTACACCGAAGGTGGGTAAAATGGGCAGAAAAAGATCGTAGTGGGAAATGCACCTCGACAATATCTGGCGTTTGTCGTTCTGGGGATCAGATGGTGATGTGTTCATCTTCGACTCCAGCTCTTATCTGATACAAAATTACAGTACTACCCTCTTGCTCGTTTTAATACCCTCGTACCACATGATCCCTATTCTTGCCTTTCTCgagatatttgatactctggcagtgtgtggTAGATGGTACTCAGGCACTCGGGacttgcatacgtggcataatgAAACTAAAATTTAAACTGTCACCATATTTCGGAAATCATACTTTTTTGGCAACATTAATCATACTTTAAACTGTCACCATAATCCTCAATGCCTGCATATTAATCGTAATAGTCTGCCGGAGTACAAAAGTTTTTCCTCTCTCGATGTGCTAACACGTGCATGAAATAAGGCCGCTTATCTAGTGAACAACGGACGACGAAATAATAGATGGTCAAGCATTATAATGCCCATATTCAACATCCTTATTTAGTGCATGGAGTGGACCCGCTGATTATAGCAAAGGGCGTCTAGGGCTACCTGATAAGCGAATTGGATCTGGTACACGTGTCTCGTGTAAGGACATGTGAGGGCTGATGACCATGAAAAGTTAACTGCCGCTCGTGCACCTCCTTGAGGAGTGACACAATCCGCGCTCATCCGAAGACCGTCTGTTGCCCAATGCCAGATCGCCCAAATCCCTCTCTTCTAACAAACGTATTGTGGTGTGAAAGATAATACAAGATGAAGCGTTG
Coding sequences:
- the LOC131249253 gene encoding AP2-like ethylene-responsive transcription factor At2g41710; translation: MELKWSTIYLGAYDDEEAAAHAYDLAALKYWGQDTILSFPAADQVGSIVWRYFLLGYCTSIWWPPNKLLIMVCMCPSAEH